In Humulus lupulus chromosome 7, drHumLupu1.1, whole genome shotgun sequence, the following are encoded in one genomic region:
- the LOC133788824 gene encoding F-box/WD-40 repeat-containing protein At5g21040, with protein sequence MEFECQDIVGVSEKLAFCLVNSCEEQQIDPNQVDSKTKTEKAASSKPELKFSCKKGILAGCNRKTSNDVLPNCHRSMSDLPAALISEILDCLGPKDLGIVSCVSTNLHRLASEHHVWKQFYCERWGLPSIPAPAPIDSGNTNEKSWRDLFVEREFRSRTFMGRYNIDVLYGHTEAVRTVFLLASAKLIFTSGYDSTVRMWDMEEGLSIASSRALGCTIRAIAADTKLLVAGGTDGFIHCWKAVEGVQHLFDIRAPQNQNTQFRLWEHEGPITSLALDLTRIYSGSWDMTVRIWDRFSRKCLNVLRHSDWVWALVPHDATVASSSGSDVYVWNTVSGDLMTVVRSAHVGNAYSLARSHTGNFIFTGGEDGAIHMFEVSDNCIETDVLKVATWIPHSGTVYSLAFEFPWLVSASSDGKLSLIDVRKLLRTSKGASKRSVVKQLDQKSVVKQLDQSSVEPPQRMLHGFGSNLFSVDIGADRIVCGGEEGVVRIWNFTQALEIERRVRALRGIRLENRMRRRRHQLEINSKGSCTDQCSVAAKKNSVNGDRNSVRYSKRGMTNKLKA encoded by the coding sequence atggaatTTGAATGTCAAGACATTGTTGGGGTTTCTGAGAAATTGGCTTTCTGCTTAGTAAATTCTTGTGAAGAACAACAGATTGATCCGAATCAGGTTGATTCCAAAACCAAAACTGAAAAAGCCGCAAGTTCGAAGCCGGAGTTAAAATTTAGCTGTAAGAAGGGAATTTTGGCTGGTTGTAATCGGAAAACGAGCAATGATGTTCTTCCCAATTGTCACAGGTCGATGTCCGATCTTCCTGCAGCATTGATATCTGAAATTCTGGATTGCCTTGGTCCAAAAGATTTAGGTATTGTCTCTTGTGTATCGACTAATCTCCACAGGCTCGCTTCAGAACACCATGTTTGGAAGCAATTCTATTGTGAGAGGTGGGGTCTTCCGTCCATTCCAGCACCCGCACCCATTGATTCCGGAAATACCAATGAGAAGTCGTGGAGGGATTTGTTTGTGGAAAGAGAGTTTAGGAGTAGGACTTTTATGGGGCGATATAATATTGATGTTTTGTATGGTCACACTGAAGCGGTTCGCACAGTTTTCCTTTTGGCTTCGGCTAAACTCATATTTACTTCAGGTTATGATTCAACTGTCCGAATGTGGGACATGGAAGAAGGATTGTCTATTGCATCATCACGAGCCCTTGGTTGTACTATCCGGGCCATTGCAGCAGATACAAAACTATTGGTAGCTGGTGGTACTGATGGCTTTATCCACTGTTGGAAGGCAGTGGAGGGTGTCCAACATTTGTTTGATATAAGGGCTCCTCAGAACCAGAACACCCAGTTCCGACTTTGGGAGCACGAGGGACCCATAACTTCTCTTGCTTTGGATctcacaaggatttatagtggatCATGGGACATGACTGTTCGTATATGGGATCGCTTTTCACGGAAGTGCTTAAACGTCTTAAGGCATAGCGATTGGGTTTGGGCACTTGTTCCTCATGATGCAACAGTTGCTAGCTCTTCTGGTTCAGATGTGTATGTTTGGAATACTGTTAGTGGGGATCTGATGACAGTTGTTCGTAGTGCTCATGTTGGTAATGCATACTCTCTGGCTCGAAGCCACACAGGCAATTTCATATTTACTGGAGGAGAGGATGGTGCCATCCATATGTTTGAGGTATCTGATAATTGCATTGAGACTGATGTTTTGAAAGTTGCAACATGGATTCCTCACTCAGGTACTGTGTATTCACTGGCTTTTGAGTTTCCATGGCTTGTCTCTGCTTCAAGTGATGGAAAGTTGTCATTGATCGATGTGCGAAAGTTGCTTAGGACTAGCAAAGGTGCTTCAAAGAGGAGTGTAGTCAAGCAATTGGATCAAAAGAGTGTAGTAAAACAGTTGGATCAATCTAGTGTAGAGCCCCCACAGAGAATGTTACATGGGTTTGGGAGCAATCTATTCTCAGTGGATATTGGTGCAGATCGGATTGTATGTGGAGGTGAGGAAGGTGTGGTTAGGATTTGGAACTTTACTCAAGCTTTAGAAATTGAACGTAGAGTGCGTGCACTAAGAGGAATACGGTTAGAAAACAGGATGAGGCGGCGCAGGCATCAGTTAGAGATCAACAGTAAAGGTAGCTGCACTGATCAATGTTCAGTTGCAGCCAAGAAGAATTCAGTTAATGGCGATAGGAATAGTGTTAGGTACAGCAAACGTGGGATGACCAACAAGCTTAAGGCCTAA
- the LOC133792370 gene encoding uncharacterized protein LOC133792370 — protein sequence MKENRFARDPHLTYQEPLIKNGIKIAQVDPEEVKFQAANWSSAVICMVLGTNPPMAVFKGYIKRIWGHLGIAQIAHMTMGLTMVKFNDEATRDLVLENGVLQFDRKSVIVRLWSSDLDAVKLVLSVPLWIRLHDLGLQYWGNKCLSALVSTIGKPIMVDQYTRDRTRIQFARILVEMDTTDAPPRVIQFLNEKGQLVEQGIDYEWLLVKCKTCMGYGHIMADCRKGEVEKRKRNTKRNDPVTKPEEHSNNPPISSPGSSKIQPSGSGKKDDQALSNTDWKTPRKTTGLRMKEHVTVSTSDHDQEAGQRLVNVLCVLQDKDGNEEEEVDCREIKGLDLSTT from the coding sequence ATGAAGGAAAACAGGTTTGCTCGTGACCCCCATCTTACTTATCAGGAACCTTTGATTAAGAATGGCATTAAGATTGCCCAAGTCGACCCTGAGGAGGTGAAGTTCCAAGCTGCGAATTGGAGCTCTGCTGTAATATGTATGGTGCTGGGTACGAACCCTCCAATGGCGGTGTTTAAGGGTTATATTAAGCGTATTTGGGGCCATCTTGGGATTGCGCAGATAGCTCATATGACCATGGGTTTAACAATGGTGAAATTTAATGATGAAGCGACTAGAGATCTGGTTTTAGAGAATGGTGTTCTTCAATTTGATAGAAAGTCAGTTATAGTCAGACTGTGGTCCTCAGATCTAGATGCGGTTAAGTTAGTCCTTTCTGTACCATTATGGATTCGACTTCATGATCTAGGTCTTCAATACTGGGGGAACAAATGTCTAAGTGCATTGGTTAGTACTATTGGGAAACCTATAATGGTGGATCAGTATACTAGGGATCGCACTAGGATTCAATTTGCTCGGATTCTGGTTGAGATGGATACAACGGATGCACCACCGAGAGTGATTCAATTTCTAAATGAAAAAGGCCAGTTGGTGGAGCAGGGGATAGATTATGAGTGGTTACTAGTGAAATGTAAAACATGTATGGGTTATGGCCACATTATGGCAGACTGTAGGAAAGGGGAAGTTGAGAAGAGAAAGAGGAATACAAAGAGGAATGACCCTGTGACTAAACCAGAGGAACACTCTAACAATCCTCCCATTTCGAGTCCTGGTTCTTCGAAGATACAACCATCTGGTTCAGGAAAAAAAGATGATCAAGCACTGAGTAATACTGACTGGAAAACACCTAGGAAAACTACTGGTTTAAGAATGAAGGAACATGTTACGGTTTCTACATCAGATCATGACCAAGAGGCTGGGCAGAGATTAGTGAATGTATTATGTGTTCTGCAGGACAAGGATGGTAATGAGGAAGAGGAGGTAGACTGTAGAGAAATAAAGGGTCTTGATTTGTCTACTACTTAG